In one Andrena cerasifolii isolate SP2316 chromosome 2, iyAndCera1_principal, whole genome shotgun sequence genomic region, the following are encoded:
- the LOC143378875 gene encoding putative helicase with zinc finger domain, translated as MAIMVDRLVQLNGEVRSLFPSDLAERVHHDWIKSDNPEGIVTCKPPEDVLIYSEQSLCCRTTKTNAAYCWTFQILARGKRLQRIALTLDQNRKNFVLKSVCNDTSDIGITNGQVWCNTEVEATNVAGNDSLKVHVCFVANQYGTYRQNVIFYFGEYPVVLRRICMDCLPPEDLSRINDATNYQFSQNPKTVVNKALKICRFESPFVPPKDTMEEKLSMIYPYPDRDNFFLTQETLTDDCLTPENYRGRLHELITVEELARHEQIARYNEISHMRLVSHYILVSTGDASTVAKYAPPGELFAQLPLSRSISEDTKSGRLFLRGCNSVLFKILSNNSDVPTVFEGHIEDKCVQTIYVRLSKNCVDMLKLGVNTDLQVQVQFVLNRLPFCEWHRAVDSLPDLGLVFLNSIHTQMQDVSILDLLDMNASTFRQNWDWLILNPLLNAEQKRAVAIMTASTNISLPPVLLLGPFGTGKTFTIAQALRMLLTKCQEHKILLCTHSNSAADLYVKEFFDPWYKTEDCPRLKPVRIFYKGRAKNTVHPVVQQYSLMKDNGTFRDPTDEDLRDCGLIVTTLATASSLTCLNLSFTHIVIDEAAQALECEVLIPLSLAGRHTRLILAGDQMQLAPEIYSDLAYERGLGVSLLERIYGMYPQTHPCRIHLCQNYRAHEDIIKFTSEMFYDGVVKPGSNLLAKHPVLKPLTFFAVQEEEVQGMHSTGYAHAGEASELVSRVVELKNRWPTDRWGPYGEGSIGVLAYYAEQVQRIRVELRKRKLADISVERVLNVQGKQFTAVFISTVRTRNCCRYAAERNVKDYGFLTNPRLLNTAITRAKCLVAVVGDPVALLTIGSCRKLWHRYLELADLHCMSRETLRYHLSLVPELPITPPLNPLAKEFVPRNQQHSYLVEYVPMQMMYPIIHCSSCWVEPQPTVNGHHNPFTVP; from the exons ATGGCGATCATGGTCGACCGTCTGGTTCAGTTGAACGGAGAGGTTAGGTCTTTGTTTCCATCCGACTTGGCGGAAAGAGTGCATCATGACTGGATCAAGTCGGATAATCCCGAAGGGATCGTCACTTGTAAACCACCGGAGGACGTGTTGATATACTCCGAACAGAGCCTTTGTTGTCGCACAACGAAAACCAATGCCGCTTACTGCTGGACTTTCCAGATTTTGGCGCGCG GTAAACGATTGCAAAGGATAGCGCTGACTTTGGATCAGAATCGCAAGAATTTCGTTTTGAAATCTGTTTGCAACGATACCAGCGATATAGGTATCACGAACGGCCAGGTATGGTGTAACACAGAAGTAGAGGCGACGAACGTTGCAGGGAACGACAGCCTCAAGGTGCACGTCTGCTTCGTGGCCAATCAGTATGGCACGTATCGTCAGAATgtgattttttatttcggagAGTATCCTGTGGTACTCAGGAGAATTTGCATGGATTGTTTACCACCGGAGGACTTGTCGAGAATCAACGACGCCACAAACTATCAGTTTTCCCAAAACCCGAAGACAGTGGTTAACAAAGCGTTGAAGATCTGTCGATTCGAATCGCCATTCGTGCCGCCGAAAGATACGATGGAGGAGAAATTGTCTATGATATATCCGTATCCCGACAGAGACAACTTTTTCTTAACTCAGGAGACCCTCACGGATGATTGCCTGACGCCGGAGAATTACAGAGGTCGCCTTCACGAATTGATCACCGTGGAGGAATTAGCTAGACACGAACAAATTGCCAGATACAATGAAATTTCGCATATGCGCCTTGTTTCCCATTATATTTTGGTTTCTACGGGCGATGCATCCACGGTTGCCAAATATGCACCGCCTGGTGAGCTCTTTGCCCAG TTGCCGCTAAGCCGCAGTATCTCAGAAGATACAAAAAGTGGCAGGCTGTTCCTGAGAGGTTGCAATAGCGTACTTTTCAAGATTCTATCCAACAATTCAGACGTGCCCACGGTGTTTGAGGGCCATATAGAGGACAAGTGTGTGCAAACCATATACGTCAGGCTGTCGAAGAATTGTGTAGATATGCTGAAGTTGGGGGTCAATACAGATCTGCAGGTGCAAGTGCAATTCGTGTTGAACCGTCTCCCTTTCTGCGAATGGCACAGAGCCGTAGACAGCCTCCCTGATCTGGGGCTGGTGTTCTTGAACAGTATTCACACGCAGATGCAGGATGTGAGCATTCTGGATCTGTTGGACATGAATGCGTCCACTTTCAGACAGAATTGGGATTGGCTTATACTGAATCCTCTACTGAACGCAGAGCAGAAAAGAGCTGTAGCTATTATGACGGCCTCCACGAACATTTCTTTGCCACCTGTGTTACTGCTCGGGCCATTTGGAACAGGGAAGACGTTCACCATTGCCCAGGCCCTTCGTATGTTACTCACCAAGTGCCAGGAGCACAAGATTCTCCTTTGCACCCACAGTAACAGCGCAGCAGATCTGTACGTCAAAGAGTTCTTTGACCCCTGGTACAAAACAGAGGATTGCCCGCGACTGAAGCCAGTTAGGATCTTTTACAAAGGCAGGGCCAAGAACACG GTGCATCCAGTGGTGCAACAGTACAGCCTGATGAAGGATAATGGTACGTTCCGCGATCCGACCGACGAGGATCTCCGTGACTGCGGTCTAATCGTCACCACCTTAGCGACAGCTAGCTCTCTGACGTGCCTGAACCTGTCGTTCACTCATATAGTGATAGACGAGGCTGCACAGGCGTTAGAGTGCGAAGTGCTGATACCCTTGTCGTTGGCCGGTCGACATACACGCTTAATCCTGGCCGGCGATCAAATGCAGCTCGCTCCTGAAATTTATAGCGACCTGGCCTACGAACGCGGGCTAGGAGTCAGCCTGCTCGAGAGGATCTACGGGATGTACCCGCAGACGCATCCTTGCAGGATACATCTTTGTCAGAATTACCGCGCCCACGAGGACATCATTAAATTCACGTCTGAAATGTTTTACGACGGGGTGGTGAAGCCTGGCAGTAATTTATTGGCCAAGCATCCCGTCCTCAAGCCTCTGACCTTCTTCGCTGTCCAGGAGGAGGAGGTGCAG GGCATGCACTCGACTGGCTACGCTCATGCGGGGGAGGCCTCCGAACTGGTGAGTCGCGTGGTGGAGCTGAAGAACAGGTGGCCGACGGACCGTTGGGGCCCGTACGGCGAGGGGTCGATCGGTGTCCTGGCCTACTACGCGGAGCAGGTGCAGAGGATACGGGTGGAGCTGCGGAAGCGCAAGCTCGCCGACATTTCCGTGGAGAGGGTGCTGAACGTCCAGGGGAAGCAATTCACCGCGGTGTTCATCAGCACCGTCCGCACGAGGAACTGCTGCAGATACGCTGCAGAGAGGAACGTGAAGGACTACGGCTTCCTGACGAACCCCAGGCTCCTGAACACAGCTATAACGCGCGCCAAGTGCCTGGTAGCGGTGGTAGGCGATCCAGTCGCCCTCTTAACTATTGGTTCCTGTCGGAAGCTGTGGCACAGGTACCTGGAGCTCGCCGATCTCCACTGTATGAGCCGCGAGACTCTCAGGTACCACCTCAGCCTGGTCCCGGAGCTGCCCATCACCCCGCCGCTGAACCCGCTTGCGAAGGAGTTTGTACCAAGGAACCAGCAACACTCCTACCTCGTCGAGTACGTGCCAATGCAGATGATGTATCCCATCATCCACTGTTCCAGCTGCTGGGTGGAGCCTCAACCCACCGTGAACGGCCACCACAACCCGTTCACGGTCCCCTAA